In Chiloscyllium punctatum isolate Juve2018m chromosome 18, sChiPun1.3, whole genome shotgun sequence, the sequence caccactggcaacgcattccatgcatccacaactctctgcgtaaagaaccttcctctgacgtttcctctatacctttcccctaatatcttaaaactatgacccctcataccagtcagtcaatcttgccctggggaaacatctctggctattgactctatttattcctctcattatcttgtataaacATTAGAAATCTCCCAGCAAGCCACGGGAATGGGGCACTAAATCCTGCTAGTATTTGTAGGAATGTTTTTCTGAATGCAGACGAGTGATCAAGCTTCACTAAAATGTTTTGTCTGCACCAGTTGCCCAAGCTTGCAGACTGTGGGGTATGGTGAGCagcaggaaagagagaggggagttggGTTCAAAGCTGAAAGAAGTGCCACTTAGTGTTCTCTGTGGATTATGATGCTGGCTATCCTCGCCCTCAGCAATGACCTGAACTACTACTAACTTTGCTGTTGACCTTTTTTAATCCCCTAAAAGACTTGTTGGAGATCAAACCATAAATCCTCATCAGAGTTGGATGTGAAGTAGTGTATTTCTTAAATAGGTTTCTCCCTATCCTCATAGGCAGCCCCAAGCAGACCTGTTGCTGTCTCCATATCTACTGTCAAATGCAACTAAATAAAACGTGGAAGTCTCTCTGTTTTTCCTCCCCTATTTTAAGGGTAATGTTTCTTCGAGTGAAGCCCTGGCTGACCCCACCATTGTGAATCGGTGCACAATGCGATTAGCCACAGCATTGGGTTGAATCAACTGTGTACTGAACAGAGTGCTAACCAACAGCTAATACAAAATTAATCTGAACTAACTATCACTAATTAAGGAATAAATTTATTTATTTCTGTCGAACTTGTGATGTACATGAATAGCCATGGGGTTGTCATAAATACGTAGCATTCAGCTACCTAGACTGTTCTCTGGATGCTGGTTTAAGGTTAATCAAATATAAAATGGATGAGAAGCAAGTAATTTATAAGCTCATAATTCATCGCTTGTGTTTTAAAAGTGGATCTATCTCTCACATTCTAGAAACAGGTGGGAAGAAATCTGAACGGAAGACTCCAAACTCTGCAGACCTGGAAGATGTTGATATTCTGGTGAATTTTGAACCTGACCCTACTGACCTGGCACTGTCCAGTGTTCCGGGAGGAGAACTTTTTAATCCACGCAAGCATAGGTTCAGTGATGAGGAACTCAAACCACAGCCCATGATTAAAAAAGCGAAAAAGGTCTATGTACCGCCAGAGCAAAAGGTATCTGTCCAACACGCTCACTGCCTCTTCGTAAAATAAAACTCTGCAGGACTTGCATTCTGCTATTCTTACTCCAGATGTAGcatccttttttttttaacaagttgATTTCCTGGAAACTgtagtgattataatgaggtcagccaggtggacctcttAGAATATGAACTCCCTgatggggctgttaacctggttcaatcaggaagtcctggctgactgatataaactagcacatcagaggttctgctcactccaGGAGCTGGCTGTGTGCTAATTGCACTAGTGTCtagaaataaagggtgatttggtgacaaGATACTGGCCTTTATAGAGTTACTTCAGAAACCACCGGTTTTTCAGTTCTCTGATCCTGGTAGAACAGTCTTCTCCATGATGGGAAGGCAAGTTTAAGTGGTTGCTGAGAGGAGCAGTTTAAAAGCTTGCTCACTGCTCTGTGCTGAATTATTTGATCTGAAGAGATGCTGCTTTATTCAGTTACTTTCCCATTCTAACCCCCCAACCACTAGACAGTCAGTGAGTATTGGTTGCAATCAGGTAAAGGCCCAATGTAAGGCTATTGCAGTTTTAACAAATTgtacaaaaacaaaatactgggaggctggatatctgaaataaatcagaaagggctggagaaaccgTGTAGATCTGGTAGGCCCCTTTGGTGAGCTCCTGGAGAGTAACAAGCATCAATGAAGCAGTACTTTCAGGAAAGGTGGTGGGGAAAACTGGGAACAGAAACTCCGATGAAATCAGCAGCACAATCTGTTCCCGGCTCTCGAATCATGGACTGATATAGCTCAGAAAGACAATGCTGAAGTTGTTGTGTCTATGTCAATGCTTTGCAAGAGCCATTCAGTTAGTGTTTCtgtcctgccctttccccaaaGTCCTGCACTGACTGCATAGACACCACTTTGGCACACAATTTaagtcagtgctgcactgttagggaTGCTTTCTTTTAGATGATGTGCCAACTGCCTGTTAACTAGGGCATGACTCAAAGGGTTATATTCTGGCTCTCAGTTAACTCTCCAATTAATTGATCAGTCATTTGTATAATTTGTCAGATCTTGATGCGTGTAGGTTGCTGTTTTAATCGTTTCGTTTTCTCACTAGTGCCTCAACGACATGATGGCTTatttctctcctccctcctcttcccccaccaCGCACATTGTTGGATTCAAATTCTGAAATTCCCAACCTCCTGCTTCAGCATATCCGGTTAAAAGAACAGTTTTCAATTCTGTATTGAGCTGACCACTGTTGGCGACTGTAAAGACGGGAAGCTTATTTTGCAAGTACTTAGCAACTGCACATACGCTTAAATCCACCTTCATTGATTAGTGGGAACTTGCTCTGAGTAAATGTACACCCCTGAATTGTAAGAGTGGTGAAACTTGGAAATGCATGAGGCAAGCAAGTTGTAAAAATTTCAGAATTGAAGTTTGGTCTTACATCAAAATCTGCAGTAGCAGTAAAATGTATCTTGTTCCAGTTGCTGGTTGAGAGCTGattttcggactggaggctttGAAAAGTGATACtctgcagggatcggtgctgggtctgctgttgtttgtcatttatataaacaatttggatgagaatttaggaggcatgtttagtaagtttgcagatgacaccaaaattgatggtacaGTAAACTGAAGAATGTTGTCTAAGattgcaaagggatcttgatcagttgggccaatgggcagaggagtggcagatggagtttaacttgaaTAAATGTGAATAAATTTGGTAAAATGAATacaggcaggacttacacactttaATAGTAGGGCCCTGGATAGTGTTGTCGAACACACAGATCTAGGGTTCTCATACATAGTTCTTTCAAAATTGCACCACAgatcaagggcttatgcccaaaacatcgactctcctgctcctctgatgctgcctgacctgttgtgcttttccagctccacactctcaactgatctccagcatctgcagtcctcactttctccttgcaccACAGATAGACAGGTGGAGTACAGTGTACAggtctggttgccctgctataggaagaatgttattaaattggagagggttcaggaaaggtttaccaggaagttgctggaactggagggtttgagttataaggagatgctCGATAGGCTGGAACTTCTTtcacaggaggttgaggagtaaccgtcaaggtttataaaatcatgggcatgaacaagatgaatagccaaggtctttaggAATGGGGTTGTTCAAAACTAGGAGCCATTTGTTTGAAGTGAAagaagaaaagatttaaaagggacctgaaggtcaacttttacacagggtggttcttatgtggaatgaactgccagaagaagtggtagatgcaggtacagttacaacattataaaagacatttggacaggtacattaataggaaaggtttaattTTAGGAaatttggttggcatagacgagttggtcTGAAAGGTCTGTCTCTATGATGTATGATTCTGGTCCAGCTTAATCTGTCATTGCTGCTGACACTAACGAAGCTTTAGTGGTCATCCCAGCAGTCGACCAGCACCTTGCCGAGATAACCATTCGGTGTGTGAGCACTTTGCAAACTGGCCGACcaggagttatagggagaagtgagcaaagatctggcaaatggagtacggTGTGGGTAAGTGTAAAATTGTTCAGTATGGCAGAGAGAATTAAACAAAAGCATTGTGTAAGTGGTGAGAAGTTGTAGAATTCTGAAATGCAGAGAGATATGGACCTCTTAGTGCATGACCCACAAAGGTAATGTGCAGGTACATAAATGATCCAGGAAATCTAATTAAATGTTATGGTTTATTGCATGGGGAAGTTGaatgtattaaaaaaaaatcagaagtcACTTGACACCAGGTCGTAGTCCAACAgtttcatttgaaatcacaaagttttggagcgctgctcttttgTTAGATGACGTGGCGGGAAGTACTGAGCAGAATttatagattagatttcctacaaaatggaaactggccattcggcccaaccagtccacaccgaccctctgaagagtaacccacccagacccattccccaacatttacccctgcttaatgcacctaacactatgggcaatttagcatggccaattcacctgacctgcatgtctttggacttttttttttggaggaaacccacaccgacacggagagaatgtgcaaactccactcagacagtcacccaaggctgaagttaaacccaggtccctggctctgtgaggcagcagtgctaaccattgagccactggtATAGGTGGAGATATAATTGCAAGAGAATGCAAGAAAGTagaagttatgcttcagttatacagcgCATTGATGAGATCGCATCTGGAGTGTTGGAAGCAggttagaaaagatttactagactaatacctggaatcaGAGattgtcttgtgaggaaaggtgaGACAGGCTAGGCTCATATCCTCTGGAGTGTaaaagggtcagggtgactgaattgaaagatgtaagatcctgagggaaCTTGACCAGGTGGATTTTGAACGAATGTTGCTTGTTGGggaagaatctagaactagggaccGCCGTTTTAAAAATAAGGGAGCACACTTTAAAACCAAAGATGAAGAACCATTTTTTTTCTGAGAGTTGAGTCTTTAGCATTCCCTTTCTCAACAGGCATTGAATGCAGAACATTTAAGTATTTTTAAAGGCAGAGTTAGATAGTTCCTTGATTATCAGGGATATGCAGAAGTGGGGAGTTGAGATTTAAACCTGATCAACCAGGCTGGAaggactgaatgacctactcttgttCTTTGTTCATATCTTTATAAAAGCACTGATATCTTCGACAAGGCATTCCTTCAGCCCACGTTGCATAACCATCAGTGGGACTTAATCTCACTTTCTTCTTTCCCAGCACAGAGATAGAGTCTCGCTGCAATCAAATACCACAAAACTTGAAATTTACCTGGAACTGACTCTGGAGTCTTGCTGTCTGTTGCTATGTCTGTCCAATGAGCCACAGTAACATCTGGCATTATGTAAATGCACTTCTCTTATCAACCAGGGGTAGCAATTAGGAGGCTGCCATTTGCTTAGTGCCCCAGGGAGGGGTTTTTATTTTACTCCTAGTTTGCCATCCAGTGACCTTTGCTGTCCCAACTAGAATTTCCCCTGCGTGCTTTGAAGATATCCTTTTTGTATTTATTAAAAATCTGTGCAATGATATATTTATTTACAGAGTTACTCATTAAAAGTATATACCTCCTAACTGAGCAACCATAGCCTCTGTCTAGTTGTACCTATCTTGATCCAGCCAGACGTTAGCAACAACAATTATTCTTTCTCTAAGAAGTCCCACAGATATAATGTTAAACCTGTTGGCTCTATCTTGTGGATTTGActcaaaaaaaaaagacatgcaGGTGAAATCCTGGTGAATTACCAAAAGGAGTTGgtactttaaggaaggaaactatttttttaaaacattatttgGAGAAATGGCTTGGGGTCATATCATCCTGTATCATTCCTATATTTTCTTTTCTAAAGGATGATCGCTACTGGGCAAGACGCAAGAAGAACAACGTGGCAGCGAAGCGTTCACGTGATGCCCGGAGATTGAAAGAGAATCAAATCACAGTTCGAGCAGCCTTCCTAGAGAAGGAAAACTCAGCCCTGAGGCTGGAGGTGGTTGAGCTGCGTAAAGAGGTGGCACGGTACAAAAGTATCATCTCTAAATACCGACCTCAGTAAGAGACCTTCAACCCTGGGGgttcggagtggggaatgtgtttttttttaaaagcaaaatTCTCTTAAACAGACAGCAACTTTCAAAACAGCACAGCTAACTTAGTCACTCCCTCGTCCTAAGGAACACAAATTTAATGGCTTTTATTTTGAACAGCCAAATATATTAATGAAgcattaaacctcctttctccCATCTTTAAATAATAGGTTTCATTTCATTATAATATAGATGAATATCTGGGTCTGCTTGTTCAATGAATCAGTAATAATTTGGGGAGATTAGGGTTTGATTTTTGGAAGACTGACGTTTAATTGGTCTAGAACTGCCCCACCATTAAAACTCATCCTTTGGAGTGCTGAGCTACTTCTGATAGACAAGTTATTCGTGGTGCAGGAGCTTAGACAACAATCTCTTAAATACTTGTTAAATATCAGGATGAGCCCTTGCAAAAGAGAAACTAGGACCAGTAGGAGTCTGCCCACTGCTACTGCTGTGCTATTCAATAATATTCACGGCTAATCACCTACATCAACTCTTCAAACTTGCCCGATTCCCCCACTCCTTTAGTCCCGAAGTTTGCCTTGTGACTGGTGTACTTTTGCTCAATGGGATCCTTTTACTTTTTATCCTGGACTGTGGTGTCAGTATACTTTCTGAGATTGgggtcattccccccccccccccccccccccacaatctgCTTAAGGTGTATTTGGAGCTAGCCAGAACCCGTGCAGTTCTGAAGCTAGCATAAGCAGCTCTGGGCCAGGAGCTTTTCCACTGTAACATGGAGAAGCACAGGCACTTGCCTTCTGACTTTGGCACTTTTGTCTTTTATTCTAACGTACTTGCACTACTAATGGGCCTCAAATCCCCACCAGCTAAATGAATGATGGAGAAACCTCTTCAGAAAGATAATTCCAATACAAGCATGGGAGAATATTGAAATATTCTCACCAGAGAGCTGAGTCAATTGACACCGCTGCAGACATATTCAAAGTTGTGCATCTTTTTAattgatttctttttttttgtcatcAAGTTCTCTCACAATGTGTCCATTTTGCCAATTTTAGAGGTGTGGGATTTGAAGTAGACATTCTGCTCATTAACAAATGCATCTTGCTGTGGCACTGATCTTACCTTGTCCCTTTTATTTAAAGTGATCAATGAAACTTAGAATGATTCAACTAAGTTTTTTTTCTAAACCTCTGGAATGAACAGACGGAGCCCGTTCAAGGAAATGATATAAGCAAGTAGGAATTCAACTTGTAATTTCTTGAATGTGTTACTATGTGAGGGTTGTGTTGTATCACTTACACATCTTtatccctctgtttcttacctGCATTCTATTTCCACACCTTACAGGTTTGTGGAGCTTCTTTCAGTGTGGGTCACTTCTTTTAATCTTGCTGGTACTCACTGGGGTATGCCAACATTTGCGACTCAAAGCACACTTTCGTTGtgtcattattttaaaaatcattccTTTCTGGTTTGAATCCAATGTGCTTCTTTCTACCCCCTTCCAAAAATAAAGGTTAAAGCCTGATAAAGATGAATATGATCCTGTACAATACAAAAACAAAAAGCTCAGCCTTGCATGAAATGAAATCTCCTCCCTTAACCATCAACGGGAAGTAACCTTTTTCTTTGGGCAAGCTGTTGCATTTTGCAGTGTGCAGGTATTATTTGGGAGCTGTACAGTTTTAATTCTGTTTGAGATATCCGTTTTAAACTTTGCCTTTTATCTTGATGTTCGCATTACCCAGCATTGAGATGGAGTAACTTTCCAATGAccctctttgttttttttaaaaaaaacaaattatgcTATTATTGATGTTACAGATGGATCTCCCTCCACCTAATCGTAATCTAAATGAACCATGGGCAGAGGGCAAGGGATGTAGTTGTATCAGGGCACAAAGATGTAATGCATTTGCCATTTTCAAAGTTGTATATTTTGTTGTAATTCTATTGTTCAGGTTACAATAGAAACATGTAAATGTGACAAATAGGAAGTTATAATGAATTAATGTTTAAAATCTTGGTTAGACCATAGTTGGGACACTGCACGTTTTCTGGTCTCCATTTGGTAATCATAtagaggcagtgaagaaggtgcaAGAAAGATTCTGCCGATGATAATGGAATTGAATTTATAACTTACCCAGGAAGCTGAATAGCTTCATGCTCTTTTCTCTGAAAAGGCTTTTAAGAAACAATTTATATCCACATTTTTCATATTAAATTCTTACAGTAATGTTTATTATAGAAAAGTAGAATCGTGAGTGAATATGGATGATTTAATACTTGGGGCTTGTGAGGTACATACTGGAATGGCCTGAAATCTATTCAGAAATTGAGTCTTTAAATCAGAATGGGAAGATCTTGAGTTATATTTTTAAtgtgttttggttttttttttgaaagcttTTGCAACTGTGATCCTAATTGAATCATCATAATGACTTAACCATTACCTTTGTGCTTGTGTGGGGTCAtattctgtgtgtttgtctctcgctgtgtccctccctccatgTACGTCTCCCTCTGTGtccatctcttccctcctccagTCTTCTTGATAATTTACCACCAAAACAATGCCAAGAGCAAAATCCTGGAGAAATTTCATAGGCTTATTCGGGCAAAATTGCTTTTGTTTTACTTTGTCACTGTGCTATCCACTGTttaaagtggttagcactgctgtctctcagcaccagagacccgggtttgattccatcctcaggtgatttgtgcagactccacacagatattctccctttgtctgcttggtttcctcccacagtacaaagatttgcaagttagttggattggccttactaaattgcccataatgtccagcaCCTGTAGgtaaggtgggttagccatgggaaatgtagggttacaggggtaAAGTAGaggggtgagggtctgggtgggatactgtttggagggtcagtgtggactctatggactgaatggcctgcttccacgctgtaggtgTTCCATGCTGATTGATTGATTGTAGTGGTGAGGATGTTTTATTTATGGTCAGGGTTAATTCAACTGGGTCGCAATTTTCTTGCTCACTTACTGGAGTGGGAAGCCAATGGAGGACAGTGTTACTGGTGAAGTTTGAGATGGAAAACCTTGTGAAGCCTACAAGGTTCTAGCTTACTGAGTTGACAGTTCTGCCCCTCAGAGAGTCCTCGAGAACTTCAGCATAGAGTTGACGCCATCACACCAGAAAAGCAGTCCTGCCCATGCCCTCCGCTGCCTTGAAGGCTGAAGGATGTTGTCCCCTCTAGAGAAAGAGGGAGATCTTTCTGAAAACTATTCTAGAACAGTAAAATACTGGCTTTGTGTGATTACTCAGTGAGTTGACGGGGGGATGAAAAGTAGTCTTGTGTATCAGGTGCAAGATTCTTCCTTCACCAACTCTTCCTGCCTCTGAATAATAGTGTTGGGGTTGTCACTGGTATCTGAAaatgttgggggaggggcgtCTGGGCCAGTTGCTGGGTCTGGTGACCAATGGCAACTATAAACTTGGCAACTTGCAAAGCTGATTAAGCCATGTATTTGTATTTAGTGTTTTTAAAAAGCTCAACAGTGGTCACATGATGCTCCATCCCTTGCTGTGGGCTTTTCTTTAACCACTTGCTTGAATAAAATGCCATGTGTTTTAAGAAAATATATATATCATGTACGTGGAACCTGTATTCTGGCACTGCCACTGCTTTGTAATTAAACCTTAAATGCTTCTATGATATCAACTTTAATCACAAAAAGCATTTTATTTCCGGGATGTTGCAGAATGGAGTCACGATGGTTCTAAAAGCTAAGTAATGCTGAGACTGGaaacaaagtgctgaagaaactcaacatgtctggcagcatctgtggacaggaaCAGACTGAATGCTTCAAGTCCTGTATGATGTCTTTGTAACacttcagttccaaagaagagtcatactggacttagctttttttttattccttcccacagatgctgccagaccagcagaGTTTCTTTGTTTTATTAGAATCATGATGGTTCTCTATCTCTTTTTAGTTATTCAATGGTAAGAGCTAAAGTGATGCTTTAAGTGTTATTTTTTCAATTTGTATGGATTAGTGACGAGAATGGGTTTCAAatatactttttttttctctcaggtaTCCTGATTTGATTCATTGGTCTTACAGCTGTATCTCAGTCACATAACTTGAGCTCTGGTAGTGATTGTGCATTTTCAAAggaagcttaaaaatgtgttgctggaaaagcgcagcaggtcaggcctgcagaacggcttatgcccgaaacgtcgattctcctgttccttggatgctgcctgacctgctgcgctttttccagcaacacatttttaagctctgatctccagcatctgcagtcctcactttctcccattttcAAAGGAAGCCTACCCTCCTAGAGATGCTGTTCTCTCCAGGTTCTTGTTATTGTTTGACTGAGAGATGATCAGAGAGTTTGCTAAACATGTCCTGGGCAGTCCATGGGGCATTTTGACTGGAGCATGTCACTGGGTGAAGCGGTTATTGGAACTGACCTTTTCACCTCTGGTTtctggattcaaatccacaccctGCTTACTGGCTGAGATATTGATCCAGTTCTTGAATGGGGTGTTTGTCACAGGCACAGGCAGCTAGTAGCTGGTACAAGCAGAGGAGCTGCACCTGGCCTCTGTATCCCTTggttgaaaagaggaaagactcAAACAGATTGCATTGACTCTCTCCCGTTCCAATGATCCCTGCTAGCAAGTACATCGATATCACATGGAGTGGTTATCAGTATCATGTGCTGCTCTCtcgagtttttaaaaaatgatatcTTGGAAACATGGATTCAGAAGGGGTTTGACAAGGTAACTGATTAGTGAGTATTCCAGCTGGTCAAGTAATCTAAAACTCAAGGACTCGGGGGAAGGGCCTTATCATTTTAAACTTGGCAAGAGAAATTACTGCGCTCAGGGTTGTGATTCTTTTGGATTCTGTACCCCAGAGTGTTGCAGTTGTTTCAATATTGAACACTTTTTAAGGCTGGAATAGACAGGACTTTGGTGTCTCAGGGAGTCTCTGGGTATGGGGAGTAGGCCAGGAAATAGAATTGAAGCCAAAGATGCTTGAGCCTGCTCCTCCGTTCATCACAATGGACTGTCGAGTCAACTCCTCCATTCTGGTTTAGTTGAGTTATGGCTTTGATGGTCTCCTAAGCTAGTTCAATAATTTATAGACTCTTCTGTCAACTCAAAGGGAGCAAGCTGAGGAGGAGAAGGGGTGAAGGAGTTCTGTGTCTGAACATACAGAGGTGTAGGTTAGTGTACTGTATTTGTGTTTCAGGGTTATCAGTTTACAGCTGAACCTCACACAAAATAGTTCAAGCCGAACATGGCCTGTCACAAAACAGTTGTCTGGTTTAAAATGTTCTCTTCGGGTTCTGGTTACTGTTTGATTGAGAGATGATCAGAGAGTTTGCCAAATATGTCCTGGGCAGTCCATAGGGCATTTTGGCTGGAGTATGTCACTGGGTGAAGTGGTTACTGGAACTGACCTTTTCACCTCTGGTTCCTGGATTCAAATCCGCACCCTGCTCACTGGCTGAGATATTAATCCAGTTCTTGAATGGGGTGTTTGTCACTGGCACAGGCAGCTAGTGGGGTAAGTAGTGAGTGAATACTGAGGCAGAATGCAACTAAACATTTAGCTGCTGCTTCTTCAGACTTGTAGGCTTTTATTCCTGGACTTAAGAACACATTCCTTTTCAGACACCCAGTTCCCAGTATTTGCGTGTTTGAGGTTAAAAACACCACAAGGATAAAGTTTGTAACAGTATTGGAAATGCTGTGTTCCAATTtgacagtgggagattgtgtTGGCTGGCAAGGCTTGGTTAACTCTCTCACTGTCTGGCTGTGGTGGATAGAATGAGGTCTTACTCTTTCTGATGTGAAGGATTTGGTGAAGAGAGGGGTCTCTGAGGGAGAGAGTGGCTACTTTTGATAAAACCATGTTTGGGATTTTGAAACTGTCAGATCTAGTGCATGATGTGTATATTTCAAACCCTGTTATCTCTGAAACAGTATCTgtataaaatgtacattcttgcTGTTATTAAATGTGTAAAGTTTTAAAAAGTCTATTTTTGATTCTGTTTGTTCTTTGTAGAACAATAAACGATTTTAAAACCTCCGTTTGTAGGTTTTGTTTTGTACATGCATTACAAAATAATACCTATTcaccttttttttttgttcactcaTTGGATTGCTGAATGGGTCAatatttattgcccttgagaagattgtGGTGAGCCACCTGCTTGAGAACAGGATGTCCCAAGATTTTTGGCGCAGCAACAATTGAGGCACAGCATGGTATGTAGCTTGGTGTCCCATACATCGTCTGATCTCTGCCTCTTGACTTAAGAGGACGTGTGTTTATAAGATGCTATCAAAGGAACTTTTTGAGAGCTGCATCCATTAAAGCTGTTCTGGTGTCTATGGGTGGTGTTTTTTCAATCAAAGCAGCTTAAAAATGCAATATGTGTCACTGCATTCACAGTCATGTATTGGGGTATGCTCTGAGCAGAGTTGCTCCCCTTTTTGTTTTGCTTGCCTACCAAAGATTGTGTTCCACTGTTTAATGTTGGAATGACCTACAATGGTCATTGCAAGTGAAATGTCCAGACACCTAGCTAGAAGGAGCACTCATTTTCTAATCTTGAAAATCAGGCACCGAATGGTTAATTGTGTGATGTTTACTGCAGTCTCCACCTTTTGTAGAAGTGCCAAATGCCTCTGAGCTTTTAGCTGAGTCAGTGAGTGTTGCAAAATGAATGGGTTAGCTGACGTGCTTCTGATGCTTTTTACACTGGTTATATTTCTCTTTCATGtgtataagccataactattaatttagcCTGGGGCAgtatttgtagaggaataaggtggtgttattttctgggtctgtagattgtgaaggagctaAAATGgtctttaatagagtgatatgcgcttcttatcagatgtaggagtttaagggttactgcggagta encodes:
- the LOC140489231 gene encoding thyrotroph embryonic factor-like, with the translated sequence MHRKSPQMPEREREAPVLPSFPVVLKNLLENPPQKLLESEGKDEGKEKNVDEAASSTTAASASLMPTIWDKTIPYDGETFHLEYMDLDEFLLENGIPDDSNQFELQEELQVGLLPVVELEEKVSSPTLSISGNMTRSKVESDETGGKKSERKTPNSADLEDVDILVNFEPDPTDLALSSVPGGELFNPRKHRFSDEELKPQPMIKKAKKVYVPPEQKDDRYWARRKKNNVAAKRSRDARRLKENQITVRAAFLEKENSALRLEVVELRKEVARYKSIISKYRPQ